TTTCATATTTTGCAGTGTCCATAAACCCCCAAAATCGCACTGTAGATTTTAGTAGTGAAAAATCTTCAACTGAGTATGTGCCTAAATGAACCACTTCTATTCTCGGAGAATCTAGCAGTGTGCTTTGTGTTTGATACTTTCCTTTCTCATTGTAAGAGTTAGAAAATACAAGTTGAGGATCACTCTTAGAAACTCCATAATAGAGGTAATTCGGTTCACTGCAATTTACTAAAAAAAGTGAAAACAGGGCTATTAAGAACAAGCGAGCCATTATTAAAGAGAACAGTACTTATTCGTATCACCTTGCGAAGTGATATCACGGGGTGAGTCTCTCCTTGCGCATGCGCTTCGGGCCCCGGGTTTGCAAGGTTTTTCTGGCTTGGGGTGCGTCTATCCGGTGATCTGGGCGGGGTGATTTCAGAGGTTTGTGTCCTTGCTGATATCACTGTGAGGTTCGCGAACCAACGACTCTTGTGAAGATTCAGGGTTCGGGGTTCGGGGTTTGGGGTGCTTGGTAGAAGGGCTTTTTGAGGGGCTGTGGCTTCGACTGCCGCTTGCCACCGCCGCTTAGAGGGTGGATGGCTGGAAACCCTTTCCTAGCCAGCGCGTAATTTTTTCCGGATGAGTTCTGCCCCCCTACCCGCCGCCGAGACCTTGCAAGCTGTGCGGCGCGAGGTGGCTCGGGTGGTGGTGGGGCAGGAGAAGCTGGTCGAGCGCTTGCTTTTGGCGCTTTTGTGCGACGGGCATGTCCTGCTGGAGGGGGTGCCCGGGGTGGCCAAGACCCTGACGGTCAATAGCTTGGCCAAGGCCATGCACGCGGCCTTCAGTCGCATCCAATTCACCCCCGATCTGCTCCCGGGCGATTTGACGGGCACGCTGGTCTACGATCCCCGCGAGCACCAGTTCACCCCCGAGAAGGGCCCGATCTTTGCCAATCTTCTGCTGGCGGATGAGGTCAATCGCGCTCCGGCCAAGGTCCAGAGCGCTCTTTTGGAGGCGATGCAGGAGAAGCAGGTGACTTTAGGCAAGGAGACTTTCCCCCTGCCCAGGCCCTTTCTGGTGCTGGCGACGCAGAATCCCATCGAGCAGGAGGGCACCTACCAGCTTCCGGAGGCGCAGGTCGATCGCTTCATGTTCAAGCTGAAGGTGGGCTATCCGTCTACCGATGAGGAGCTGGAGGTGATGCGCCGGATGGCCCGGGCTGAACCGATGCTGGAGGTGGAGCCGGTGCTGACGCTGGCTGCTTTGGTGGAGATGCGGGGGGCTCTCGAGGAGGTCTTTTTGGATGAGAAGGTGGAGCGTTACATTCTCCGCCTGGTCCAGGCCACGCGCGATCCGGAGGCGGCGGGGCTGGATTGGCAGCGCTACATCCGCTTCGGCGCTTCCCCTCGGGCTTCCATTTATCTTTCGTTGGCGGCCAGGGGGCAGGCCTTTCTGGAGGGGCGGGATTACACGACGCCTCAGGATGTGAAGGAGGTGGCGCACGATGTTTTGCGCCATCGGGTGGCCATTTCTTATCGCGCCGAGGCCGAGGGCCTGGATTCAGATGTTTTGCTAGAGCGTTTGCTCAAGCAGGTGCCCCTGTCTGCGGGCTAGTAGTGTGGAGGGCGGAGGCTCTCGTGATGTCATGTTGGACGAAGTTGAAAGCCGCTTGCGCCTTTTGGAGTTCCGGTGCCGTCGGCCGGTCGAGCATCTTTTGGCGGGGGAGTATCGCTCCGTTTTTCGCGGTCGCGGGGTGGAGTTCGAGGACGTCCGTCCTTACCAGCCGGGCGATGATGTCCGGACGATGGATTGGAAGGTGACGGCCCGGACTGGCCAGCCCCATATCAAGCGCTACATCGAGGAGCGGGAGCAGTTCGTGTATCTCCTGGTCGATTTGTCCGCCTCCATGCGCTACGATGAGGGTGGGCAAAAGCGCGAGACCTTGGTGGAGGCGGCCACGCTTTTGACGCTGGCGGCGGTTCGCAATCAGGATCGCGTGGGTCTCCTTCTTTTTACGGAGCAGGTGGAGGAGGTGATCCCGCCGGGCAAGGGCCGACGCCATGCGCTCCGCATTCTGGATGCCTTGCAGAATTTCCAACCCGAAGGACGCGGCACCGATCTCGCGGAGGCGCTCCAGTGCTTCGGCCACTTGGCGCGGCGGCCTTCGATTGCTTTCCTCCTGTCGGATTTTTTGAGCGAGGCCTTTCTCCTGGATTTGCAAGCCTTGGCGCTGCGGCATGATTTCAATGCGATCCAGATTGGCGATCGGGGACTGCCTTCCTTGGCCAGCGGCCTGCTCCGCATGGAGGACGCGGAATCGGGCCAGCAGCAAGTGGTGGATCTGACGGCGATGGCGGCCAAGAGCGCGCTGCCCGAGGCGGGCTTGCGACAAGAGCTGCTGGCGGTGGGCGTGGATGGGCTGCGCTTGGAGGTGGGGGCGGATTGTGTGGAGGCGTTGGCGGGATTTTTCCAAGCGCGCCGGCGACGAGATTTCGACGATTCCGGCGAATGAGGGGGGTGCTGTGGGGACTGGGAGCGTGGCTCCCGATGCTGGGCCTGGCGGAGGTGAGGTGGACGATCACGCCCCAGGAGTGCCGGCCGGGGGATGTGCTGGAGTTGCGGGCCAGCTGGGTGAGCCCGGATTACGCCGAGCTAGCCTTGGAGATGCCGGCGCAAGAGGCTCTCTACCTGGTGGCGCGCGAGAGCTGGCCGGTGGCGCTGGAGGAGGGGCTGTATCGGCAGGAGGTGCGCTGGATCTTGCAGCCTTTGCAGGCGGGTCCGGTGGAGCTGGCGGGTTGGCAGGCGCGGGTGACCCGAGCGGGCGAGACCCGCTCGCAGGAGCTGCCGCCGCTCCGGGTGGTGGTGGCGAGTTATGGCGCGGTGGCTGAGGACGATTTCACGCCGGAGCCCTTTCCCGCGTCCTCGGCTTCCCCAGAGGGAGGGCGGGCGACCGGGCTTTTTGGGTGGCTGGTGTTGGGGGGCGTTTTGGTCGCAGGGGGCCTGTGGTGGCGAAAGCGAAGGCGGGGGGACGAGGCGGTGGAGGGGGTCTCGCCCTGGCAGGCACTGCGCGAGGCTCTCGAACGGGGCGAGCGTCCGGTGCCCTTGATGGAACGGCTTTTGGCGGAGGAAGCTGACGAGCTTTCGACGGAGGTGGAGCAGGCTTTGGTTGGGGCGCTCTATGGCCCGGCGGGGGCCTTGTCTCCGCTGCGCGCGGCTTTAGAGAAGGAGGCGTTGGAATGAGCTTCGGAGCTCCCTGGGTTTTGCTCCTGATCCCGCTGCTGTGGTGGTGGGCTCGGGGGGATGGCCTCCGCTCGGCCCTTCCGGTGGCCTCGGTCCAGCCCTGGTCTGGGGGGCGGCGGGGGCGGGCGCGGATTCTGTGGCTGCCGCCCACCCTCCGCCGCCTGGCCGTGGCGCTGGTGCTGACGGCGCTGGCTTGGCCGCAGGGCGATGCGAGCGACCAAGAGGAGGTCAGCGAAGGCATCGCCATTCAGCTTTTGGTGGATGTGTCCAGCAGCATGGATATGACGCTGGAGGGGCCCGAGGGGGAGAGGCTGACGCGGATGGATTTGGCTAAGAAGATGGTCGAGCGCTTCATCGCCGGGGATGGCGGGGCGCTAAGGGGTCGCCCGCACGATCTCATCGGCCTGATCACCTTTGCCCGCTATGCCGATACGCGCTCTCCTCTGACTTTCGGGCATGAGGCGCTTTTGCAAATTGTCCGGGGCTTGCAGATCCAGGAGCGACCCAATGAGGATGGGACGGCCTACGGCGATGCGCTGGCCATCGCGGCGGCCCGGCTGCAAAATTTGGAAGAACTCAAGAGCGCGGGGCGCGGTCAGGCGGCCGAGGCGCTTTCCAGCAAGATCATCATTCTGCTGACCGATGGGGAGAACAATTCCGGGGCGCATCTGCCGACGGAGGCGGCCGGGTTGGCCAAGGCTTGGGGCTGTCGGATCTACGTGGTGAGTCTGGGGGAGTCGATCGGTCCGGAGGCCCTTTTGGAGGAGCTTTCCCCGGCGGAGCGCGTGCTGGAACATTTGGCCCAAGAGACGGGCGGGGTCTTCCGGCAGGCCCACGATTACGCTTCTCTGAAATCGGTTTATGGCGAGATCGATCAGCTGGAGCGCTCGGAGATTTCGCTCCGCAGCTTCGAGCGGGTGGCGGAGTGGTTTTGGCTGCCGCTCTTGGGAGCGGTCGGGGCCTTGGTGAGCGCCTTGTTTTTAGAAGCCACTTGGCTACGGGTGGTGCCATGACGGGGTGGGTTTTTCAATGGCCGGCCATGTTTTGGCTGCTGCTGCTGGTGGCAGCTGCGGGCTGGCTGGTAGCCCGGGCCGGCCGGGAGCGCCGCCGGGTCATGGAGTCGCTCGGCCGTAGGTCCGGCCCCCCGCTGCGGTGGCGGGATGTCTTACGGCTCAGTGCCCTGGCCTTGCTGGTCTTGGCCTTAGCCAGGCCGGGGCATTCCCCGCGGAGCGAGGCGACCTCCCTGACCGGGCGGGATGTGGTCTTCGCGCTTGATGTTTCGCGCAGCATGCTGGCGGAGGACTTGCCGCCCTCCCGGTTGGAGGCGGCCAAACAAGCCATCCGGGACGCTCTCGCGACTTTTGACCAGGAGCGCGTGGGGCTCGTGATCTTCGCCGGGAGTGCTTCCATTCTTTGTCCACTGACCTACGACTATGATTTTGTTCGCTACATGCTGGAGCAGGCCCAGCCTCGGAGCGTGGAATTTGGCGGCACCCATTTGCAAGCGGCGGTCGAGAAGGTCCTCGACCAAGTCTTTTTAGCGGGGCGCGCGGGGGTCCAGGATTTGGTGGTCTTGACTGATGGGGGGGACCATGGGTCGGAGATGACGCGCGTGGCCAGCCTCCTGCGGGAGAGCGAGAGCGAGGTGCTTTTGGTGGGCTTGGGCGATCCGGAACAGGGCTCGCCCATTCCCATTTTGGATGAGGAGGGGCAGGCCGTCTTGCTGGAGGCGGAGGGTCGCTTGGTGGAGACCCGGCTGGAGGAGGGCCCCTTGCGTTGGTTGGCGGAGGAGGTGCCCCGGGCCCGCTACGCCGGGGTGGGCACGCGGCCTTTTCATCTGGGATCGCTCTACCAAGAAGAGGCCTCCGGCAAGCCGGTCCAAGCCACTGCCCAAGAGGCGGGCCAGCTCGTCTACCAAGAGGCAGCAGGGTTCTTTCTGGTGCCAGCCCTCTGTTTGCTGCTCCTAACGGAGGGCCGGGGACGCTTGGGCTTTCGCTGGTGGGGGCGGGGGATGCTGCTGATGGGGTGGAGT
The nucleotide sequence above comes from Verrucomicrobiota bacterium. Encoded proteins:
- a CDS encoding VWA domain-containing protein → MSFGAPWVLLLIPLLWWWARGDGLRSALPVASVQPWSGGRRGRARILWLPPTLRRLAVALVLTALAWPQGDASDQEEVSEGIAIQLLVDVSSSMDMTLEGPEGERLTRMDLAKKMVERFIAGDGGALRGRPHDLIGLITFARYADTRSPLTFGHEALLQIVRGLQIQERPNEDGTAYGDALAIAAARLQNLEELKSAGRGQAAEALSSKIIILLTDGENNSGAHLPTEAAGLAKAWGCRIYVVSLGESIGPEALLEELSPAERVLEHLAQETGGVFRQAHDYASLKSVYGEIDQLERSEISLRSFERVAEWFWLPLLGAVGALVSALFLEATWLRVVP
- a CDS encoding DUF58 domain-containing protein gives rise to the protein MLDEVESRLRLLEFRCRRPVEHLLAGEYRSVFRGRGVEFEDVRPYQPGDDVRTMDWKVTARTGQPHIKRYIEEREQFVYLLVDLSASMRYDEGGQKRETLVEAATLLTLAAVRNQDRVGLLLFTEQVEEVIPPGKGRRHALRILDALQNFQPEGRGTDLAEALQCFGHLARRPSIAFLLSDFLSEAFLLDLQALALRHDFNAIQIGDRGLPSLASGLLRMEDAESGQQQVVDLTAMAAKSALPEAGLRQELLAVGVDGLRLEVGADCVEALAGFFQARRRRDFDDSGE
- a CDS encoding AAA family ATPase, with the translated sequence MSSAPLPAAETLQAVRREVARVVVGQEKLVERLLLALLCDGHVLLEGVPGVAKTLTVNSLAKAMHAAFSRIQFTPDLLPGDLTGTLVYDPREHQFTPEKGPIFANLLLADEVNRAPAKVQSALLEAMQEKQVTLGKETFPLPRPFLVLATQNPIEQEGTYQLPEAQVDRFMFKLKVGYPSTDEELEVMRRMARAEPMLEVEPVLTLAALVEMRGALEEVFLDEKVERYILRLVQATRDPEAAGLDWQRYIRFGASPRASIYLSLAARGQAFLEGRDYTTPQDVKEVAHDVLRHRVAISYRAEAEGLDSDVLLERLLKQVPLSAG